In Kushneria marisflavi, the following are encoded in one genomic region:
- a CDS encoding DUF1819 family protein, translating to MANLMLSGVDQAAWKVAIHEENRLQKARPATAKRMTQAIRKRLEKLESPFWQALRDGDDQLATQVAFCAALARNLLLVEFLETVVADAFVTQTESLEPYQWHDFLEERTFRDPAIAGWAASSRRKMGQVVFRMLSEVGLITDVRNRTLRPLMVRPEVMSLLEDHRLARIQNCLNILRPR from the coding sequence GTGGCGAATCTAATGCTGTCGGGGGTCGATCAGGCTGCCTGGAAGGTGGCAATCCATGAGGAAAACCGCCTGCAGAAGGCGCGTCCCGCCACTGCAAAGCGCATGACTCAGGCGATCCGTAAGCGCCTTGAGAAACTGGAATCGCCGTTCTGGCAAGCATTGCGTGATGGTGACGACCAGTTGGCTACCCAGGTCGCTTTCTGTGCCGCCTTGGCGCGCAATTTGTTACTGGTGGAATTCCTGGAGACGGTAGTAGCCGATGCCTTCGTTACTCAGACAGAAAGTCTGGAGCCCTATCAGTGGCATGACTTTCTTGAAGAGCGTACTTTCCGCGATCCAGCCATTGCTGGATGGGCTGCTTCCTCTCGAAGAAAGATGGGGCAGGTGGTATTTCGCATGCTTAGCGAAGTTGGTTTAATAACTGATGTACGTAACCGGACGTTACGACCGCTTATGGTACGGCCCGAGGTGATGTCTTTGCTGGAGGATCATCGTTTGGCCCGTATCCAGAATTGCCTGAATATCTTGCGCCCGCGATAA
- a CDS encoding DUF1788 domain-containing protein yields MSASTQNGVYRNDPHLKDRLNQIAEKITSPAFLSSQGLGNEIGFWIFDYPPEYELQVREYLTFLKGVLDRQHSELTVDHVNLLRVLRDYLQERGFLDKAIAMQQKKGDDPLLKALRGPLHMDKFAPFLMHALSDDPDIVLLSGLGSVWPVMRAHSLLNALHGRLGHKPLVLFYPGRYDGQSLALFNQIASNHYYRAFSLVPR; encoded by the coding sequence ATGTCAGCATCTACACAGAACGGGGTTTACCGAAATGATCCCCACCTGAAGGACCGTCTTAACCAGATTGCCGAGAAGATCACCAGCCCAGCTTTTCTATCCAGTCAGGGGCTGGGTAATGAAATTGGCTTCTGGATCTTCGACTATCCGCCCGAATACGAGTTGCAGGTACGCGAGTACCTGACCTTTCTGAAAGGGGTGCTGGACCGCCAACACAGCGAACTGACGGTCGACCATGTCAACCTGTTGCGCGTTCTGCGCGATTACCTTCAGGAGCGTGGTTTCCTCGACAAGGCCATCGCCATGCAGCAGAAGAAAGGTGATGACCCTCTACTCAAGGCGCTTCGTGGCCCACTACACATGGATAAGTTCGCGCCCTTTCTGATGCATGCCCTGTCGGACGATCCTGATATCGTTCTATTGTCAGGCTTGGGTAGCGTCTGGCCGGTGATGCGCGCCCACAGCTTACTCAATGCGCTACACGGCAGACTCGGCCACAAGCCGTTAGTGCTCTTCTATCCTGGTCGTTACGACGGGCAGAGCCTGGCCCTGTTCAACCAAATTGCCAGCAATCACTACTATCGCGCTTTTTCGCTGGTGCCCCGATGA